A genome region from Sphingobacteriaceae bacterium GW460-11-11-14-LB5 includes the following:
- a CDS encoding phosphoserine transaminase, which translates to MHKKHNFGAGPCILPSSVMEQAAQAVINWGGMGLSILEVSHRSPEFEDVVLKTQLLVRELLSVPNHYSVLFLQGGASTQFAMVAMNFLSAGKKAAYLDTGYFAQKAIKEAKLFGEVELVASSKDKDYAYIPDQFNVDQESAYIHYTSNNTIEGTEIFDFSPNGVPVVCDMSSDIFSRKINVSDFDLIYAGAQKNMGPAGMTLVIAKNEFLNQAKKEIPSMMDYRIFRDNMSMYNTPPVFSIYVAMLNLLWLKDQGGVSGIEQRNIEKAKLLYAEIDRNPLFYGTADVAHRSRMNVTFLAVNKDVEGGFLKFAADQGIVGIKGYRTVGGFRASLYNALPLSSVEVLVNAMASFEKIYSDKTVLELE; encoded by the coding sequence ATGCATAAAAAACACAACTTCGGTGCCGGCCCGTGCATATTGCCGTCATCTGTAATGGAGCAAGCTGCTCAGGCCGTAATCAACTGGGGTGGGATGGGTTTATCTATTTTAGAAGTTTCTCACCGATCGCCGGAATTTGAAGATGTGGTACTTAAAACCCAGCTTTTGGTTCGCGAGTTATTATCTGTTCCCAATCACTATTCCGTGCTTTTTTTACAAGGTGGGGCCAGTACACAATTCGCTATGGTGGCCATGAATTTTTTGAGCGCAGGAAAAAAGGCTGCTTATCTTGATACTGGATATTTTGCACAGAAAGCTATTAAAGAAGCCAAATTATTTGGTGAAGTTGAGCTGGTTGCTTCTTCGAAAGATAAAGATTACGCTTATATCCCTGATCAGTTTAATGTTGATCAAGAATCTGCTTATATACACTATACTTCAAACAATACGATTGAAGGAACAGAGATATTTGATTTTTCTCCTAACGGCGTTCCCGTGGTATGCGATATGTCATCAGATATTTTTTCCAGGAAGATTAATGTTAGCGATTTTGATCTCATTTATGCAGGTGCCCAAAAGAATATGGGGCCGGCAGGGATGACACTCGTGATTGCTAAAAATGAATTTCTTAATCAGGCCAAAAAGGAAATCCCATCAATGATGGACTACCGGATATTTCGCGATAATATGAGCATGTACAATACACCACCGGTTTTTTCCATTTATGTAGCCATGCTTAATTTATTGTGGCTTAAAGATCAGGGCGGTGTAAGCGGGATAGAGCAGAGAAATATAGAAAAAGCAAAATTATTATACGCTGAAATAGACCGAAATCCACTTTTTTATGGCACGGCCGATGTTGCACACCGCTCCCGAATGAACGTTACTTTTCTGGCGGTTAATAAAGATGTAGAGGGCGGGTTCTTAAAATTTGCGGCAGATCAGGGAATTGTAGGCATAAAAGGTTACAGAACAGTTGGTGGATTTAGGGCTTCGCTTTACAATGCACTCCCATTATCGAGTGTTGAAGTATTGGTAAATGCGATGGCCAGTTTTGAAAAAATATACAGCGATAAAACAGTTCTTGAACTCGAATAA
- a CDS encoding twin-arginine translocation pathway signal, whose translation MQRAKFTFARLKYNSGDWDTDQRMPSNLLNSLLEYTTIPLDEEEKIVELSSRDLFKYPFCYLSGHKLVQFSQQEAVNFKTYVHNGGFVFVDDCNHDIDGLFARSFETQMSNLFGPQALKKIPNNHGIYSSFFKFEKGPPTTSFELNGWGDDLVHDYLKAITINNRIGVLYSNKDYGCEWDYDFRNKRFLAEDNTKFGVNIILYAMGINS comes from the coding sequence GTGCAAAGAGCTAAATTTACATTTGCGAGGTTAAAATATAATTCTGGCGATTGGGATACCGATCAGCGGATGCCTTCTAATTTGTTGAATTCTTTGCTGGAGTATACCACTATTCCTTTAGATGAAGAGGAGAAAATTGTAGAATTGAGCAGCCGCGATTTATTTAAATATCCTTTTTGTTATTTAAGCGGACACAAACTGGTTCAATTTAGCCAGCAGGAAGCTGTAAATTTTAAAACCTATGTGCACAACGGCGGTTTCGTTTTTGTAGATGATTGCAACCACGATATTGATGGTTTATTCGCCCGCTCGTTCGAAACACAGATGAGCAACCTGTTTGGTCCACAAGCTTTGAAGAAAATCCCCAATAACCATGGCATTTATAGTTCTTTTTTCAAGTTTGAGAAGGGACCGCCTACCACTTCTTTTGAGTTAAACGGTTGGGGCGACGATCTGGTGCACGATTACTTGAAAGCCATTACCATTAACAATAGGATAGGGGTGTTGTATAGCAATAAAGATTATGGCTGCGAGTGGGACTACGATTTCAGGAATAAACGCTTTTTAGCTGAAGACAATACCAAATTTGGGGTAAATATTATCCTGTACGCCATGGGCATTAACAGTTAA